Below is a window of Virgibacillus sp. NKC19-3 DNA.
CAAATATGGATACGTAGGATACTAAAAAAGGAGGTGACAGCATTGCAAGTAGAATTTAACCCTTCTATAAAATGGCTTTTAATCCATCAATCCGATCAAAAAGTACGCATGGAATATCTACAATATAACTGGATGATGCCAGCCATTGCGAAACGACCACCATATTATACGAACCCCCGCTATGAACCATACTATCCGCTTATTTAAAAGGGACATAGGGACAGGAACATTGTCCCTTTTTAAAGCTTTGTTTTGGGACAAGGAACCTGTCCCCATGTCCCTATTGACCCTCACACCATGTCATACTTTATTATGGTTATAACGTAGTAACTTGGGAGGGGAATGATGATGAAAATAGGTGAGTTATCATCAAAAACTGGCGTTAGTATTCGGTCCATTCGATATTATGAGGAGAAGAAATTAATTGATCCGGAGCGATTGGAAAATGGATATCGTGTATATACCGAAAAGGATGTGGAGCGTGTTAAAGCAGTCCAACTTTTTTTAGAATTAGGTTTAAATGCGGATGAGATTTTTCCTGTTATGTCCTGTGAATCTTTTCATCCGATAGATCATAACTCTGATTGTGCTTCTACGGCACTTTCTCTTTATAGCGAAAAATTGGAGAAAACGCGGGTGCAAATAAATCATTTACAGGAGGCTGAAAGAGAATTAGAAAATGTCATTGATTTTTGGACCAATGTAGAAAACCAAGGTAAGGGCGGTGACTCCAAAAAATGAATTACCGTATTTTCATTTTGGTCATAGGTACTTTTATAATTGGTACAGATGATTTTGTTATTGCTGGTTTATTACCTCATATTTCGAATGATATGAATGTTACGATTGCTGCGGCAGGTCAGTTGGTTACGGCATTTGCCATTGCTTATGCTGTAGGGGCTCCCATTTTTGGGACGCTAACGATGAATTTGCCATTGAAAACACTTTTAGTCGTATCTATGTTAGTATTCGCCATTGCAAATGCACTTTCTGCAGTTGTCAGTTCGCTTGAAATGCTCTTTCTTACCAGAATTCTAGCTGCTTTAGCTGCTGCTATATTTACACCTTTAGCAATGACTGCTTCTGCTAATTTGGCATCTGATAAAATGAGGGGGAAAGCATTGTCAGTTATATTAGCGGGAATAACAATCGGATTAGTTCTAGGCGCACCTATTGGAACATGGATTGGAAATGCGGCTAATTGGCGTTACTCCTTTGTTTTTGTAGCAGTGGTTTCTTTCATTACTGTTATAGGTGTTTCCGTATTCCTGCCTAAAATGGAAAGAGAAGCAGAACTAACGATTAGGGAAAGGTTAAAAGGCTTTAATAAGCTAATTTTATTAACATTATGTGTCAACATTATTGGAACCACTGGTGGTTTCATGACCTATACATATATCGCTCCTATCATTACAGGGATTACGAATGTAGAAAATATCAGCGTTTTTCTTATGTTGTTTGGCATTGGTGCACTGTTTGGAAATTTAGTTGGGGGTTATTTTACGGACAAGATTGGTGCTGCGAAAACATTAAAGCTATCACTTGGAGGTTTCGCCGTGTTATTAGCAGCATTCTCACTCCTGTCACTGTTACCCCCGTCTGTATTTGCTATTGTTATGGTTTCCATTGTGGCAATATTGTGGGGAATTCCTGGTTTCGGTATGAACCCGGCTCTTAATTCATTTCTCATCGCTTTGAACCCAAAACAGGCCCAAATGGTTTTATCATTCAGTGCTTCCGCTCTTTATACAGGGATTGGACTAGGTGCATTTGTGGGAGGAGGCATCATCAATGTAAGTTCTGTCAATTATGTAGGAATCGGAAGTGGCATATTCGTTCTAATTGCATTAGTACTATTCACCTTTGTTCATAGAGCTGCCAGTAAGAAATAGCTGGTGGGACATAGGGACAGGTTCATTGTCCCATTAAAGCTTTGCTTGGGAAGGGGGACAATGGACCTGTCCCCTATGTCCCTGACGTTATTAAAACTTCAATGATATTCGTCGGTTCTAGCTTGTTGTTATCAATACGGATATACCTATTTGTATAATCAATGGTATCCACATGGCCTTTAATGTGCTTGAATTCGCCGCTTATATAATATTTCACATCCACTAACAAATGATCTTTTTGGGCTAGTGTTAGCTTAAAGTTAATTTCTTCTAATTGTTGTTCGTCTAATGCAGGTTTCTCTTCTAAATAATACTCCCTCTGAACTTCTTTTAGCATTTTGATGTGCTCCGGTAACATCATGGCAGACCATTTTTTAGACCCTCTGTCATCCATTATGCACTTAAACCCCCATCCGTTTTTCGTACTGCTAGTATATTCTCAAATGTAAACATTCTTAACCGTTTACGGGAATAGCAATAAGCTAGCATATGCGCATTGTGTATCTCCACAACTCTTACAAAACGCTGTGTCACTTTTCCATTGGCAGCAAGATAAATCATTTCTAACGTTGCTTTTTCTTTAATCGTATGGTTAAACAACTTCATCTGATCACCGCTCCTATATAGAAACTTTTGTTCTATTTTATCACAAAATAAGGAACGTATGTACTGTTATTTTTTAACATTGTTATTATATGCATTTCTGTTTATAATAAGAACTAATGTTCCTTTTGATGAGGTGATTGCATTGAATTATTCGAACTATCCCAGGCATGATGTTTTATGTATAGATGTGCGCTCTTTTTACGCTAGTGTTGAAGCTGTACGGCTCGGTTATGATCCAATGAAAGTACTATTGGCTGTCGTCGGTGACCCCAATCGCTCTGGTAGTATTGTGCTAGCAGCTTCACCTGCACTTAAAAAAAGATATCGATTAAGCAATGTGAGTCGTTTTTATGAGATCCCGGATGACCCTGAAATAGTGATTGTAAAAGCGCGTATGGGCGATTATTTAAAAAAATCCGTTGAAATTACAAAAATGCTTTTACATTATGTACCAATTGAGGCTTTGCATCAATATTCCGTTGATGAGGTTTGGATTACAGTAGATGGACTAAAGGGTTTATTTGGAGATCGTTTGGAGATTGCTAAGATGATCAAACGTGATATATATCGTCAATTTGGCCTCGTGTGTTCCATCGGCATAGGAGATAATAAGTTTTTAGCGAAGGTTGTCATGGACCTTTATGCAAAAAAATCGGGGATTGCAATATGTCGTTATGAAGATGTCGAAAAGAAATTATGGCCAGTCTCAATAGGCGAAATATGGGGGATTGGCTCCCGAATGGAAAAGAACTTGAATAGATTTGGTATTTATCAGCTTGAACAATTAGCTCATTTTCCGCTTGCACGATTGAAAAATCACTATGGCGTTATGGGCGAGCAATTATATTGGCATGCGTGGGGGATAGATTTAAGTCCAGTCGAAGGTGATTTTTTCACAAATGAGCAGAAAAATTTTGGCAATGGAATTGCATTGCTCCGTGATTACAGTGGAAAAGAGGCAGAAACGTGTATCTTAGACTTAACGGAAGAGGTATGCAGGCGGGCTCGTACAGCCGGAAAGGCCGGTCGCACGGTACACTTATCTATTGTATATTCTCGTGAGACAGGAGGTGGATTTTCCCGGTCCAAAACAATCGATTACCCGACCAATGTAACGATGGATGTATATGATGTTTGCTTAGCGTTGTTTCATGATTTTTATGATGGATATAGCTATATCCGCCATATCAATGTATCCCTTGGCAAGCTGAGTGATGCGAATGCTGCTGAAGTACAATTATCTCTTTTTGATGACAAGTCTAAACAAAACGATATTGGCTACGTGATGGATAAAATTCGTGATAAATATGGCCCGACAGCGATACTTCGTGCTTCCAGTTATACAAAAGCAGGCGTAACATTAGATCGCAGCAAAAAAATAGGCGGTCATTATGCTTAAATCCTGATGTCTGGCTTGTTAAAGGTTCCCCGTTAGATATTGATGAAAAAGAACTTCCATAAAATCGGAAGTTCTTTTTGCTCAATGAAGTGTTGTGTTTTTATACTACTTAATCAATCTCCTTTCTCGGCCAAATAAAGTATGAGATAGTGATAATGAGGTCAATACCTAATGCAAATATCCATAGTTGTAACATCTAATCTACTTTTCATGATAAAATTATTTATACTATGATCTTTTTTCATAACGTTTACTGCGCGTTGAATACCATTTTTGTACTATTTAACTGTGATATGGCCTGAGATTGTTTTAACGTTAATTTCAAAACTTCCTTTACCTGAGATACCCTCCATCTCTTTGCCATTTTGTGATTCATCCGATGAAATAGGGATATTTATCATTTCAATGAGGCTATTGAACAAGGCTCCTCTGATGAAGTAATTGAGCAAATTGCAAAGGAAAATGGTTTCGATATTAAAGTTGTTTCTTAAATTACTAAAGGGAGAGATACACAAACATGAAACTCTGGAGTTCAAAGGTAACCCAGATCGGGCTTTAGTTATTGACAGAGGAATTGCGCACATATTCGATAATCTATCCGAAATGACTACATTGAATCAAGCACGAATTTACTCAGATTGGGGAAACCCAGATTTTGACCCTAATATTGATGTGTTAAATGTGCTGCGTGATACTCCAGTTGAAAACTTTCCAATGGTTAAGATCAATCGCTTTAGGGCTCCCAAATCTCTATGTCGTTTAGCACTTAAAGCACAACGAGTGCAGTTACGTGCAGGAATCGGAAATCATCATCCCTTTCGTTTTAAATCTGGGGATAAAAAGATTACATTAATACCTAAAGAAGGAGTAATAAGTAACAGAATTACAGGGAAAATTTGCTTTCTTTGCCCTTATGAAAAAAGATATTAAAAAGCGTTAGTAATGAATAAACTATAAGAAATCAAGATTTTATTTTCATAATTTATACGAAGATAAATCACCACTTATCCTTTCTGACAAGTGGTGATTTTTTAGTGTGCGAGGGAGAAATCCCTCCTCCTACCCTACTATAAAAATTCCCTAGTTACTAATTTTCAGCTACTAAAGTGAAGCGAAGGATTCGATCTTATATTCTTAAGGTAAATGTAAGGTAGCCTTTAAGAGGTAACAAGGTTCATTCGTTATACTAAATGTAATCATAATTATATGGAGGCAGTTAGATGATGAATAAGCCTATTGTAGAGACAAACCATTTAACCAAAACGCATGGAGCTGTGAAAAGTGTAAACAAGGTTGACCTTCACGTATTAGAGGGAGAAATTTATGGCTTTTTAGGGCCGAATGGGGCAGGGAAAACGACAACTCTAAAAATGCTATTAGGCCTGATTAAGCCGACAGAAGGAGAGATACATATATTGGGAAAGGATCTTCGTAAGTATCGGTCATCGATTTTACAACATACAGGTTCATTAGTGGAATCCCCATCCTATTATGGACATTTAACAGGTTTAGAGAACATGTTAGTAATGAAGCGTCTTCGAGATGCCCCCATGGAGAATGTGAATGAAGCACTTCGTATTGTGAGACTGGAAAAGCAAAAAGATAAAAAAGTGAACCAATACTCTTTAGGTATGAAACAACGTTTAGGAATGGCTATGGCGTTACTATCCTTTCCGAAGCTACTAATTTTGGACGAGCCAACAAATGGACTTGATCCAGCCGGAATTGGTGAGATGCGTGAACTAATTAAATCATTACCATCACGTTACGGAATGACGATTTTGCTATCCAGTCATCTACTTTCAGAAATGGAGCAAATGGCGACATCTGTTGGCATTATTAATGATGGAAACTTGCTGTATCAGGGGAGTATGGATGACTTAAGACAAAAAAGCCGCAGCACCATCCAATTAAAAACGGAGGACGATATAAGTGCACAGCAATTGCTTGAACGTCATGGTTATCATTTGTCTCTGGAAGCATCAAGAATAACGTTTGCGAATAATGGAGATGCAGAAGTGGCGAAGATCAATAAACGATTGATAGACAACGATATTATGGTAACACGGATTGAAGAGAAGGAATTAAGCTTAGAGGATATTTTCCTGGAATTAACTGGGAAGGGGAGAAATCTATAATGTTAAAAATGCTGCGATTAGAATTTTTTAAGATACGCCGGAAAAAAATCTGGCTCATGATGATCCTTTTTCTTATGGTAGAGATGTTTTCGGCATTTATATCTGCTTCCCAATCGATAGCTAATAATCCGGAAGATGCAAGATGGGAATCTATTATATACCTTGTATCGAGTATGAACGGACTTTTTATGCCCATTCTTACAGCGATTGTCGTATCTCGTATTTGTGATATGGAGCATAAAGGAGATACTTGGAAAATGCTTGTGGCTACAAATGTGAAGCGAGGAAAATTATTTTCTGCTAAGTATATTTGTTCCAATATTCTATTACTCGTTGTCCTTATCGTTCAGACGGTGTTTATGGTTCTTTATGGAAATCTGAATAACTTTTCAGGAAGTTTTCCATTCCATTTACTTATTCCATTTTTAGGAGGGGCATTAATAACGACATTGGTTGTTACAGCTATACAACAATGGATTTCTCTAGCGATTAAAAATCAGGCTTTTGCTCTTTGCTTAGGTATGATAGGGGCTTTTATCGGTATGACAGCTGCCATGTTTCCCTCTTCTATCAGACACCTTTTCATTTGGGCCTATTATTTAGATTTAAGTCCGGTTTCTTATTCGTATACAGAATCACTAGGAATGGTTTATGTGCCGGAAAGTCTAAATGTTCCCTTAATCATCGCTGCTTTGGTGATGTTAGCTGTTTTTTATCACTTGGGCAGAATCCAATTAAACAGGCAGGAAATTTAACAAGGAGGAAAAAATAATGAGACAGCGTTTATCTGCGGAAGGCTTAAAATTAAGACATTCTAAAATTATTTTCGTCATCGTGATTTTACCTATCTTAAGCTTCCTTATTGGGAGCGCAAATTTTTATATGAATCAAGAAGTGTTGGAAGGGGGCTGGTTTAGCCTTTGGAGTCAGGTTGGTCTTTTCTATGGTGAGTTTTTCCTGCCGATTCTTATCGCCATATGCTGTGCATATATCTGTCGGTTGGAACACACGAACCAAAATTGGAACATGGTTATGGCAGCACCTGTCTCTATTAGCAGTATATATGTTTCAAAATTTGTGATGGTGAGCATGTTCATCTTATTTGCTCAACTTGTTTTTGTTGGATTGTACTGGATCGCAGGAACTTTATTATCCTTGCAAGGTTCGCTACCCGTGGAAATAATCGGTTGGACATTAAGAGGCTGGTTTGCTTCTTTATCTATCATCGCTTTTCAATTGGGGCTTTCTCTTCGGTTTCGTAGTTTTGCTACTCCTATTGGAATAAGCTTGTGTGCTGTCTTTTTTGGTTTATTTACTTATTCAGCCAATGTAGGTGTGGTTTTTCCATTTTCTTTGTTGACAATTGGCTTAAGTGTACTTAATCAAGATAGTTTAGTAGGAGTTCAACATTTCTTATTTTGGGGAATGAATATCCTGTTTATTCTCTTATTTTCGACGATATCGATCCGTCAATTGAAAACAAATGATATTGTTTCATCTTGAATGGATAAGGAGGTATTTGCATGAGATTTAAATGATGGAAAGTCATACGCAAAGGAAAAAGAACTAGCCCTTTCGGCAAGTAATCAACGAAGAAAGGTGCTTATATTCAGCTTTATCATACAAAACATTGAGGCGTAACCTGTTGGGAAGAAGTGAGCTTTGAAGCATTACCTGCAGTAGTTCAAGAACAATGGGAATAAACAATAGGCCATTCCATATGCTTTTCGCTTATTAGATCATCATAATCTATCATTGTAGTCATGATGTATAATAATATATATGATATATCTATATGTTGATTCGTTTCCATATGGTTTCTATGGAAATG
It encodes the following:
- a CDS encoding ABC transporter permease, whose amino-acid sequence is MRQRLSAEGLKLRHSKIIFVIVILPILSFLIGSANFYMNQEVLEGGWFSLWSQVGLFYGEFFLPILIAICCAYICRLEHTNQNWNMVMAAPVSISSIYVSKFVMVSMFILFAQLVFVGLYWIAGTLLSLQGSLPVEIIGWTLRGWFASLSIIAFQLGLSLRFRSFATPIGISLCAVFFGLFTYSANVGVVFPFSLLTIGLSVLNQDSLVGVQHFLFWGMNILFILLFSTISIRQLKTNDIVSS
- a CDS encoding ABC transporter ATP-binding protein, with amino-acid sequence MMNKPIVETNHLTKTHGAVKSVNKVDLHVLEGEIYGFLGPNGAGKTTTLKMLLGLIKPTEGEIHILGKDLRKYRSSILQHTGSLVESPSYYGHLTGLENMLVMKRLRDAPMENVNEALRIVRLEKQKDKKVNQYSLGMKQRLGMAMALLSFPKLLILDEPTNGLDPAGIGEMRELIKSLPSRYGMTILLSSHLLSEMEQMATSVGIINDGNLLYQGSMDDLRQKSRSTIQLKTEDDISAQQLLERHGYHLSLEASRITFANNGDAEVAKINKRLIDNDIMVTRIEEKELSLEDIFLELTGKGRNL
- a CDS encoding Y-family DNA polymerase, whose protein sequence is MNYSNYPRHDVLCIDVRSFYASVEAVRLGYDPMKVLLAVVGDPNRSGSIVLAASPALKKRYRLSNVSRFYEIPDDPEIVIVKARMGDYLKKSVEITKMLLHYVPIEALHQYSVDEVWITVDGLKGLFGDRLEIAKMIKRDIYRQFGLVCSIGIGDNKFLAKVVMDLYAKKSGIAICRYEDVEKKLWPVSIGEIWGIGSRMEKNLNRFGIYQLEQLAHFPLARLKNHYGVMGEQLYWHAWGIDLSPVEGDFFTNEQKNFGNGIALLRDYSGKEAETCILDLTEEVCRRARTAGKAGRTVHLSIVYSRETGGGFSRSKTIDYPTNVTMDVYDVCLALFHDFYDGYSYIRHINVSLGKLSDANAAEVQLSLFDDKSKQNDIGYVMDKIRDKYGPTAILRASSYTKAGVTLDRSKKIGGHYA
- a CDS encoding MerR family transcriptional regulator — translated: MKIGELSSKTGVSIRSIRYYEEKKLIDPERLENGYRVYTEKDVERVKAVQLFLELGLNADEIFPVMSCESFHPIDHNSDCASTALSLYSEKLEKTRVQINHLQEAERELENVIDFWTNVENQGKGGDSKK
- a CDS encoding MFS transporter; translation: MNYRIFILVIGTFIIGTDDFVIAGLLPHISNDMNVTIAAAGQLVTAFAIAYAVGAPIFGTLTMNLPLKTLLVVSMLVFAIANALSAVVSSLEMLFLTRILAALAAAIFTPLAMTASANLASDKMRGKALSVILAGITIGLVLGAPIGTWIGNAANWRYSFVFVAVVSFITVIGVSVFLPKMEREAELTIRERLKGFNKLILLTLCVNIIGTTGGFMTYTYIAPIITGITNVENISVFLMLFGIGALFGNLVGGYFTDKIGAAKTLKLSLGGFAVLLAAFSLLSLLPPSVFAIVMVSIVAILWGIPGFGMNPALNSFLIALNPKQAQMVLSFSASALYTGIGLGAFVGGGIINVSSVNYVGIGSGIFVLIALVLFTFVHRAASKK
- a CDS encoding ABC transporter permease; its protein translation is MLKMLRLEFFKIRRKKIWLMMILFLMVEMFSAFISASQSIANNPEDARWESIIYLVSSMNGLFMPILTAIVVSRICDMEHKGDTWKMLVATNVKRGKLFSAKYICSNILLLVVLIVQTVFMVLYGNLNNFSGSFPFHLLIPFLGGALITTLVVTAIQQWISLAIKNQAFALCLGMIGAFIGMTAAMFPSSIRHLFIWAYYLDLSPVSYSYTESLGMVYVPESLNVPLIIAALVMLAVFYHLGRIQLNRQEI
- a CDS encoding YolD-like family protein — encoded protein: MDDRGSKKWSAMMLPEHIKMLKEVQREYYLEEKPALDEQQLEEINFKLTLAQKDHLLVDVKYYISGEFKHIKGHVDTIDYTNRYIRIDNNKLEPTNIIEVLITSGT